One genomic window of Psychrobacter cibarius includes the following:
- a CDS encoding histidine phosphatase family protein encodes MKIILVRHGQAEDESRPDSARQLTDFGQQQAMQTAEYVMTHYYPDYFVVSPYDRAQQTLAAFQTRAPKVPVIVQENITPSDDARQALIDIADIDAECLVVVCHMSIVAYLAGLLNGDYPESFSLAEARVFEMDFVMAGMAKEIDRFVPEQPY; translated from the coding sequence ATGAAAATTATACTAGTACGTCATGGTCAAGCAGAAGATGAATCACGTCCAGACAGCGCGCGCCAGTTAACTGACTTTGGTCAACAGCAAGCAATGCAGACGGCAGAGTATGTGATGACTCACTATTATCCTGACTATTTTGTCGTCAGTCCCTATGATAGAGCGCAGCAGACGCTAGCAGCATTTCAAACGCGCGCGCCCAAGGTTCCAGTAATCGTACAGGAAAATATCACGCCTTCTGATGATGCGCGTCAGGCTTTAATAGATATTGCGGATATTGACGCTGAGTGTCTGGTAGTGGTGTGTCATATGTCTATCGTCGCTTATCTCGCTGGTCTATTAAATGGCGATTATCCTGAATCATTTTCTCTTGCAGAAGCAAGGGTGTTTGAGATGGACTTTGTAATGGCAGGTATGGCAAAAGAGATTGATCGTTTTGTGCCTGAGCAGCCGTATTGA
- the gspL gene encoding type II secretion system protein GspL, whose protein sequence is MLHVWLRAQHSPLAVWHEDIQQWQTVDGWQQLQTIYGNYKTNAQKTLCLYFPSSHILQVDTELNATQLKQLGNSGKQYLFEETSLTPVEQLAIRQISEADNHQLYALAQSDIESWQQSAKLAGMSITALLPDFLLLPTPDEGAGQQVTLYQDEQTMLLRQSLRQGMAVSYLPLIFERFPHLSEVNILPPITALDDSSKPKNSSMPTSFMAQTAALVADHQLLLTTLTTPPKPVDSPERHALNFFIKSTDSKLSPYLRVAAMVALSALVLQMATDGLQWYQYNKAAVATKAEIAAQYQAWFPNEPLSSRTKLQVQLQPKLRSDSQAPASHMAALTRISPLIKQSSLRAQALVMQPSALSFTLIAPDRNSLDKFTSTLVAQGLNAKLAQVNSNQQGQFSGQVTVNVVENNDTTQTNVAAS, encoded by the coding sequence GTGTTACATGTTTGGTTACGAGCGCAGCATAGCCCGCTAGCTGTCTGGCATGAAGATATTCAGCAATGGCAAACGGTTGATGGTTGGCAACAGCTGCAAACAATCTATGGTAATTATAAAACCAATGCACAGAAGACTTTGTGTCTATATTTTCCATCAAGCCATATATTGCAGGTAGATACTGAGCTGAATGCGACTCAGCTTAAACAGCTGGGCAATAGCGGCAAGCAATACTTGTTTGAAGAGACATCCTTGACCCCTGTTGAGCAATTGGCGATTCGGCAAATCAGTGAAGCCGATAATCACCAACTGTATGCACTGGCGCAAAGCGATATCGAGTCATGGCAGCAGAGTGCTAAGCTCGCTGGCATGAGCATAACGGCGTTACTGCCTGATTTTTTATTGCTACCAACGCCAGATGAAGGGGCAGGTCAGCAAGTAACACTGTATCAAGATGAGCAAACCATGCTACTGCGTCAGTCATTGCGACAGGGTATGGCTGTCAGTTATTTGCCCTTGATTTTTGAACGTTTCCCGCATTTAAGTGAAGTGAATATATTGCCGCCCATAACGGCTTTAGATGATTCTTCAAAGCCAAAAAATTCGTCAATGCCCACGAGCTTTATGGCACAAACGGCCGCGCTTGTTGCAGATCATCAGTTATTATTAACCACATTAACCACGCCGCCCAAGCCTGTTGACAGCCCTGAGCGTCACGCGCTTAATTTCTTTATTAAATCAACGGACTCAAAGCTCTCACCGTATTTGCGTGTGGCAGCGATGGTCGCGTTATCGGCACTGGTATTACAGATGGCGACCGATGGCCTGCAGTGGTATCAGTATAATAAGGCGGCGGTAGCGACCAAAGCTGAGATTGCGGCGCAGTATCAAGCTTGGTTTCCAAATGAGCCATTAAGCTCGCGCACCAAACTGCAAGTGCAATTGCAACCAAAGCTACGCAGTGACAGCCAAGCACCAGCCTCTCATATGGCAGCATTGACTCGCATATCCCCGTTAATCAAGCAGTCTTCACTGCGGGCGCAAGCGTTAGTGATGCAGCCATCAGCACTCAGCTTTACCTTAATTGCCCCTGATCGTAATAGTCTTGATAAGTTTACGAGCACACTTGTTGCGCAGGGTTTAAATGCCAAGCTTGCACAGGTAAACAGTAATCAGCAAGGGCAGTTTAGTGGTCAGGTTACGGTGAATGTCGTAGAAAATAATGACACGACGCAAACCAATGTAGCGGCATCATAA
- the gspM gene encoding type II secretion system protein GspM: protein MKRLQRRTKRNNITPETSNSIGTNVLSTRVNNFQQMLSLRWQALSPRDQLALAVLSMFLLLFIGGYGGYSIHQAANDSKRDYQEQVADYFWLRAQAGNIDSNAINAANTADGEAAMPPANAISALLNNSGIANAQVVATGDAVQLSFNHASQAVVSTALGKLEQQGWQFSQLSIQQDLVTKAIQVQATVTS from the coding sequence ATGAAACGATTACAGCGCCGCACCAAACGTAATAACATCACGCCAGAGACCAGTAATAGTATTGGAACCAATGTGCTGTCAACGCGTGTAAATAATTTTCAACAGATGCTATCGTTACGCTGGCAGGCACTTTCGCCGCGTGATCAGTTGGCATTGGCCGTATTGTCTATGTTCTTATTATTGTTCATTGGTGGCTATGGTGGTTATAGTATTCATCAAGCGGCAAACGACAGTAAGCGCGACTATCAAGAGCAAGTGGCTGATTACTTTTGGTTGCGTGCCCAAGCGGGCAATATCGATAGTAATGCGATCAATGCGGCAAACACGGCGGATGGTGAAGCCGCCATGCCACCTGCCAATGCTATCAGTGCATTGTTAAACAACTCAGGTATTGCCAACGCCCAAGTCGTTGCGACGGGTGATGCCGTGCAACTGAGCTTCAATCATGCCAGTCAAGCGGTGGTCAGCACCGCACTTGGCAAACTCGAACAACAAGGTTGGCAGTTCAGTCAGCTATCGATACAGCAAGACTTGGTTACCAAAGCCATTCAAGTACAAGCGACTGTCACCTCATAA
- a CDS encoding quinone-dependent dihydroorotate dehydrogenase: MSYALLRPFLFKMDPEHAHEMTLSLLDKAHKARVLGLVYGQSMQPTDCMGLQFANPVGLAAGLDKNGDYIDALAELGFGFIEVGTVTPRLQIGNDKPRLFRIKQADAIINRMGFNNQGIDYLIENVKRCQYKGNIGINIGKNADTPVEQAADDYVYCLERAYPHASYITVNISSPNTKNLRDLQSGEALTQLLDTIKNRHSQLATEYGFYVPLVLKVAPDLEPLQVDYISQQLLDFEIDGLIATNTTLSRVGVEDLPDGEQAGGLSGRPVSHISTQILQQFSDQLDGKVALIGVGGIDSGAKAVKKIEAGADMVQLYTGLIYRGPGLVQSCIQAIGGYYDAMEL; the protein is encoded by the coding sequence ATGTCTTATGCCTTACTTCGCCCTTTTTTGTTTAAGATGGATCCAGAGCACGCCCACGAGATGACCTTATCTTTATTAGATAAAGCTCATAAAGCACGTGTTTTAGGTTTGGTATACGGTCAATCAATGCAGCCCACAGACTGCATGGGCTTGCAATTCGCCAATCCGGTCGGCCTAGCGGCAGGACTAGATAAAAATGGTGATTATATAGATGCGTTGGCTGAGCTTGGCTTTGGTTTTATAGAAGTGGGCACGGTCACGCCAAGACTGCAAATAGGCAATGATAAGCCAAGGTTGTTTAGAATCAAGCAAGCAGACGCTATCATCAATCGAATGGGTTTCAATAACCAAGGTATCGATTATCTGATTGAAAACGTCAAGCGCTGCCAATACAAAGGCAATATTGGGATTAATATTGGTAAAAATGCCGATACGCCAGTAGAGCAAGCTGCCGATGATTATGTCTATTGTTTAGAGCGTGCTTATCCGCATGCCTCCTATATCACCGTTAATATCTCCTCACCAAATACTAAGAATCTGCGTGATTTACAAAGTGGCGAGGCATTGACTCAGCTTTTGGATACGATTAAAAATCGTCACAGCCAATTAGCCACTGAATATGGTTTTTATGTGCCACTGGTATTGAAAGTTGCGCCTGATCTAGAGCCGCTACAAGTGGATTATATCTCGCAGCAATTGCTCGACTTTGAGATAGATGGGTTGATTGCGACCAATACAACGTTGAGCCGTGTTGGTGTTGAAGATTTACCTGATGGTGAGCAAGCAGGTGGTCTATCCGGTCGCCCAGTCAGCCACATTAGTACCCAAATTTTACAACAGTTCTCCGATCAGCTAGATGGTAAAGTCGCTTTAATAGGCGTCGGCGGTATTGACAGTGGTGCAAAAGCCGTCAAAAAAATCGAAGCGGGTGCAGATATGGTGCAGCTCTATACGGGGCTCATTTATCGTGGTCCTGGGCTGGTACAGTCTTGTATTCAAGCAATCGGTGGCTATTACGACGCGATGGAGCTATAG
- a CDS encoding CvpA family protein, translated as MSGLDIVIAIVVLIGLWRGFQVGLIKTAVGLVGWFIALIAATRLAGVVSPQLSGMVQNPVLQMAMAFLLVVIIILAIMHLVAFVFSGVLKTLRLGVVDKMAGGVLGAAKNVLMVLVVLSVSAPLLVQMPQWQTSVLAPELLPYAPMGKALVSDVLGMAWDQVNQS; from the coding sequence ATGAGTGGTCTGGATATCGTGATTGCTATTGTTGTTTTGATCGGCTTATGGCGCGGCTTTCAAGTCGGATTGATTAAAACAGCCGTTGGTCTAGTCGGTTGGTTTATTGCCTTGATTGCTGCCACGCGTTTGGCAGGAGTGGTTTCGCCGCAACTATCAGGCATGGTACAAAACCCTGTTTTACAAATGGCAATGGCATTTTTATTGGTGGTGATAATCATATTGGCCATCATGCACTTAGTGGCATTTGTATTCTCAGGCGTACTTAAAACCTTACGCTTGGGTGTCGTTGACAAAATGGCAGGTGGTGTACTGGGTGCTGCTAAAAATGTACTGATGGTCTTAGTTGTGCTTAGCGTCAGCGCGCCGTTACTGGTGCAAATGCCACAATGGCAAACGTCAGTGCTCGCGCCTGAGCTATTGCCTTATGCCCCGATGGGTAAAGCGTTGGTCTCAGATGTGTTAGGTATGGCTTGGGATCAAGTCAATCAATCGTAA
- the purF gene encoding amidophosphoribosyltransferase has translation MCGVIGVAAHEPVNQILYDGLTMLQHRGQDAAGIVTLQDGRLYLRKENGMVRDVFMNRHMMKLVGKFGIGHVRYPTAGTSSSAEAQPFYVNSPYGITLAHNGNLTNAESLAKSLYIEDRRHLNTDSDSEVLLNVLAHEMQNLGKTKATPADIFEAVTAVYGRVEGAYGVVALITGHGLLAFRDPNGIRPLIFGKRMAPNGGTEYMVASESVALTGSGFSIIRDVKPGEAIFIDLDHKLHTHQCVEQQEYTPCIFEYVYFARPDSIMDNISVYKARLRMGEKLADKILAEWGEDHDIDVVIPIPDTSRTSAMELALKMNIKYREGFMKNRYIGRTFIMPGQQQRKKSVRQKLSAVPLEFKGKNVLLVDDSIVRGTTCHEIIQMARDAGANKVFFASAAPPVKYPNVYGIDMPVRSELIASGHTVEEVRDIIGADRLIFQDLDDLIDAVKDTKYSKVEGFDCAVFNGCYITGQINEAYLEHLQEQRNDTAKTGKKGVQIVADTPVDMMGVEEL, from the coding sequence ATGTGTGGAGTCATTGGAGTTGCAGCTCACGAACCAGTCAATCAGATTCTTTATGACGGTTTGACGATGCTACAGCATCGTGGGCAAGATGCAGCGGGTATTGTCACTTTGCAAGATGGACGACTCTATCTACGTAAAGAAAATGGCATGGTACGTGACGTATTTATGAATCGTCATATGATGAAATTGGTTGGTAAGTTTGGTATTGGTCATGTGCGTTATCCAACAGCAGGCACGTCAAGCAGTGCCGAAGCTCAACCATTTTATGTCAACTCACCTTATGGTATTACCCTTGCACACAATGGTAACTTGACCAATGCTGAGAGTTTAGCCAAGTCTTTATACATCGAAGATCGCCGACATCTTAATACCGATTCAGATTCAGAAGTATTGCTAAACGTACTTGCCCATGAAATGCAAAACTTGGGTAAAACCAAAGCAACGCCTGCTGATATCTTTGAAGCAGTCACGGCTGTATATGGTCGCGTCGAAGGCGCTTATGGCGTGGTCGCTTTGATTACGGGTCATGGTTTGCTCGCATTTCGTGATCCAAACGGTATTCGTCCGCTTATTTTCGGTAAGCGCATGGCACCGAATGGCGGCACCGAGTACATGGTTGCCTCAGAGTCAGTTGCGCTGACAGGATCAGGATTTAGTATTATCCGTGATGTAAAACCTGGCGAAGCCATATTCATTGATTTAGATCATAAATTACATACCCATCAGTGTGTTGAGCAGCAAGAATACACACCTTGTATCTTTGAATATGTGTATTTTGCCCGTCCAGATTCTATCATGGACAACATCTCAGTTTACAAAGCACGCTTACGTATGGGTGAAAAGCTGGCTGATAAAATCCTTGCTGAATGGGGTGAAGATCACGATATCGATGTGGTGATTCCTATTCCAGATACCTCGCGTACGTCAGCGATGGAGCTGGCACTAAAAATGAATATTAAGTACCGTGAAGGGTTTATGAAAAACCGCTATATCGGTCGTACCTTTATCATGCCAGGTCAACAACAACGTAAAAAATCAGTTCGTCAAAAACTCAGCGCCGTACCACTTGAGTTCAAAGGTAAAAACGTACTGTTGGTTGATGATTCTATCGTTCGTGGTACCACTTGCCATGAAATCATCCAAATGGCACGTGATGCTGGTGCGAATAAAGTATTTTTTGCTAGCGCCGCGCCACCAGTTAAATATCCAAACGTCTATGGTATCGATATGCCAGTACGCAGTGAGCTTATTGCCTCAGGTCATACGGTAGAAGAAGTACGCGATATCATCGGTGCTGATAGATTGATTTTCCAAGATTTGGACGACTTGATTGATGCGGTAAAAGATACCAAGTACAGCAAAGTTGAAGGTTTTGATTGTGCCGTATTTAATGGTTGCTACATCACTGGGCAGATCAATGAAGCGTATCTTGAGCACTTACAAGAGCAGCGCAATGACACTGCCAAAACAGGTAAAAAAGGCGTACAGATAGTGGCTGATACCCCAGTTGATATGATGGGCGTCGAAGAGCTTTAA
- a CDS encoding AzlD domain-containing protein — MTSSYLIFATFAMAAVTFITRALPALIPRKLLDTPWLHRLNESLPLSVMVLLILTSLSYQNLSATTRLNNAELHLLMAQIGALILVLFVYHISRQLLVSMVVGIAAINGLLWVFTNFLSGY; from the coding sequence ATGACCAGTAGTTACCTTATTTTCGCAACCTTTGCGATGGCCGCCGTGACCTTTATTACCCGTGCGCTACCCGCCTTAATACCCAGAAAGCTGTTAGACACACCTTGGCTGCATCGGCTCAATGAGAGCTTGCCACTATCAGTCATGGTATTGCTTATTTTAACCAGCCTTTCTTATCAAAATTTATCGGCAACGACTAGGCTAAATAACGCTGAACTCCATTTATTGATGGCACAAATTGGTGCCCTTATTTTGGTGTTGTTCGTTTATCATATCAGCCGTCAATTATTGGTCAGTATGGTCGTTGGCATCGCTGCCATTAATGGCTTGCTATGGGTATTTACCAATTTTTTAAGTGGATACTAG
- a CDS encoding AzlC family ABC transporter permease has translation MTTHSKELHQQHETSYDWAAGLKKSLPVAMGYLPAGIAFGVLAQVAGIPVWATIMLSVVLYAGAAQYACLPMLSAGLPIGSIATNIAAINLRHVFYGMPLLQYLPEHKLAKTYCLFALTDETFSVMTSLPNESRQALILPLSLFNQSWWVLASTVGVIIGSTLSDLVPHLDFALVCLFAILAYEQFQSIKRYFPIAIAVISLAVASLFTSNWLLLVAITICMLLILARGFWTQRNMTGANNDQ, from the coding sequence GTGACTACTCATTCAAAAGAATTACATCAACAGCATGAGACCAGCTACGACTGGGCGGCGGGGCTCAAAAAAAGCCTACCTGTGGCGATGGGCTATTTACCTGCGGGTATCGCCTTTGGTGTGCTGGCACAAGTTGCCGGTATCCCTGTGTGGGCAACGATTATGCTGAGTGTTGTACTGTATGCGGGCGCCGCTCAATATGCTTGTTTGCCGATGCTGAGCGCTGGTTTACCGATTGGTAGCATCGCAACCAATATTGCCGCTATTAATCTACGTCATGTATTTTATGGTATGCCATTATTGCAATACCTACCAGAACATAAGCTTGCCAAAACCTATTGCCTATTTGCCTTGACTGATGAAACTTTCTCTGTTATGACTAGTTTACCCAATGAGTCAAGACAAGCGTTGATACTACCATTGAGCTTATTTAATCAAAGCTGGTGGGTACTAGCGAGCACGGTTGGTGTCATAATCGGCAGTACTCTGAGCGATTTGGTACCACATTTGGATTTTGCCTTAGTCTGTCTGTTTGCGATCTTAGCTTATGAGCAGTTCCAAAGTATCAAACGTTATTTCCCCATTGCTATTGCTGTCATTTCTTTAGCGGTGGCATCTTTATTTACTAGTAATTGGTTGTTATTGGTGGCAATCACCATCTGTATGCTATTGATTTTAGCTCGTGGGTTTTGGACGCAGCGTAATATGACAGGAGCCAACAATGACCAGTAG
- a CDS encoding MATE family efflux transporter, with product MPMTTSPPSAMPPIDTRYTRIIAIALPVLLANLAMPLQSVIDTAIVGNMNDTAKLAGMGLAIQLLSLLLVSFNFLQYASSGLSAQALGQSVNHADNPTHTTKSLTPSPLLSILQRALLLAFAIGSILLLAKPWLIDFGLQALSANPESGQAAKTYLDVRFWGVIAELMNFAFIGWFAGQGKTRYMLYQQGFIAILNIILTLFFVYGMQMGLVGVALGTTIAFWLGVILALWLSRQHLQISWQALFTADKQYFSKEKMLRLFSLNKDIFIRTLILTLSFAWITRLSAQSGDVILAANAILLQVLSISAFALDGVAVSAETLSGQAAGRRDWPRFRIIIKRTGIVSYGLAITLSVIWWLAMPTYLQFMTNIESVFTLAYEYHLYAVLLPLVGVGAYWLDGIFFGLTAGNVIRNAALILAAIFFPLSWLLYQQWDMTGIWLSVWCLLLLRLVILGGFLYRAHQTASYEKLQPTV from the coding sequence ATGCCAATGACCACCTCGCCACCTAGTGCTATGCCACCGATTGATACTCGCTATACACGTATCATTGCTATTGCGTTGCCCGTGTTATTGGCCAACCTAGCTATGCCACTACAAAGCGTCATCGATACCGCGATCGTGGGTAACATGAATGACACGGCTAAACTTGCTGGTATGGGCTTGGCGATACAGTTATTGTCTTTATTACTCGTGAGTTTTAACTTTTTGCAATATGCCTCGTCTGGGCTATCGGCTCAAGCGCTAGGACAATCGGTCAATCATGCTGATAATCCTACTCATACCACCAAATCGTTAACCCCATCACCCCTACTATCAATCTTGCAACGTGCCTTGTTATTAGCGTTTGCTATCGGTAGCATTCTGTTATTGGCAAAGCCTTGGTTGATAGATTTTGGCTTGCAAGCTCTATCAGCCAACCCCGAAAGTGGGCAAGCGGCAAAGACTTATTTGGATGTACGCTTTTGGGGTGTCATCGCTGAGCTAATGAACTTTGCCTTTATTGGTTGGTTTGCTGGTCAAGGTAAGACTCGTTACATGCTTTACCAGCAAGGCTTTATCGCCATTCTGAATATCATTCTAACCTTGTTCTTTGTCTACGGGATGCAGATGGGATTGGTTGGGGTGGCGTTAGGAACCACTATTGCCTTTTGGCTAGGCGTGATACTAGCCTTGTGGCTCAGCCGTCAGCATTTGCAAATATCTTGGCAAGCCTTATTCACTGCCGATAAGCAATATTTTTCTAAAGAAAAAATGCTTAGGCTATTTTCATTAAATAAAGATATTTTTATCCGCACTCTAATCTTGACGTTGAGTTTCGCTTGGATTACCCGCTTGTCGGCTCAAAGTGGTGACGTCATCCTAGCCGCCAATGCTATTTTGCTTCAAGTATTAAGTATCTCAGCCTTTGCTCTTGATGGCGTGGCAGTATCAGCTGAGACGTTAAGCGGTCAAGCAGCAGGACGACGGGATTGGCCACGTTTTCGTATTATCATCAAGCGCACTGGTATCGTCAGTTATGGTCTAGCGATTACGTTAAGTGTGATATGGTGGCTTGCGATGCCAACATATTTGCAATTTATGACCAATATCGAGTCCGTTTTTACGTTGGCATATGAGTACCACCTTTATGCGGTGTTACTACCTCTCGTTGGCGTTGGTGCCTATTGGCTAGATGGTATATTTTTTGGCTTAACTGCCGGCAATGTGATTCGTAACGCAGCTTTGATACTCGCCGCTATCTTTTTTCCACTCAGCTGGTTGCTCTACCAACAGTGGGATATGACTGGTATTTGGCTAAGCGTGTGGTGTTTGTTATTACTTCGGCTGGTTATTTTGGGTGGCTTCTTGTACCGAGCTCATCAAACAGCCAGCTATGAAAAGCTCCAGCCGACTGTGTAA
- the secF gene encoding protein translocase subunit SecF, giving the protein MTIDKNNPLEQQNNPDRDGSSGSNVEASTHRRKKPRRDGKGSNTKANNPTTAKSKKDKALSSGKDAGKGSQALSANPEIESGDAADDAAAIAEGGIKAVGNQRIIPFMKIEKPMALLSLLMVIGSIIAIAVNGLNLGLDFTGGVSADVRYEQPVEQVEVVQALADNGFDDAVVQYLGTREELLVRLPPQSDNVDGLNSSLTKALTLPNNNVEISNVNIIGSQVGNEIYLNSVMSLVLALVCMLGYVALRFQFKLALGAVLSLFHDAIVTIGVFALFGFPFDLTVLAAVLALVGYSINDTIVVYDRIRENFRRVRGITPRQTVDLSLTETLRRTIMTISTVLLVVLAMLFLGGDGLFWFSVALFIGLLAGTYSSTYIASSIPLRMGLSRDDFIVKVKPEFEEEIVTFNDPKMFEQDNA; this is encoded by the coding sequence ATGACGATTGATAAGAACAATCCTTTAGAACAGCAGAATAATCCAGATCGAGATGGTTCAAGTGGCTCAAATGTTGAGGCAAGCACACACCGCCGTAAAAAACCACGCCGTGATGGGAAAGGTAGTAATACCAAAGCCAATAACCCAACTACCGCTAAATCAAAAAAAGACAAAGCTCTGAGCAGTGGTAAGGATGCGGGTAAAGGCAGTCAAGCACTGTCAGCCAATCCTGAGATAGAATCGGGTGATGCCGCTGATGATGCTGCTGCAATCGCTGAAGGCGGTATCAAAGCCGTTGGCAACCAGCGTATTATTCCGTTTATGAAGATAGAAAAGCCAATGGCACTTTTATCTCTATTGATGGTTATTGGTAGTATCATTGCAATTGCAGTAAACGGTCTAAACTTAGGACTTGATTTTACGGGTGGTGTGTCCGCAGATGTGCGTTACGAGCAGCCTGTTGAGCAAGTTGAAGTCGTACAAGCATTGGCCGATAATGGCTTTGATGATGCCGTGGTACAGTATCTTGGTACGCGAGAAGAACTCCTCGTACGCTTGCCACCACAGTCTGATAACGTAGACGGCCTAAATAGTAGCCTGACTAAAGCATTAACCCTGCCTAATAATAATGTTGAAATCAGTAACGTTAATATTATTGGCAGCCAAGTTGGTAATGAAATTTATCTAAACTCAGTCATGTCACTGGTATTAGCATTGGTCTGTATGTTGGGCTATGTTGCCTTACGTTTCCAATTTAAACTCGCTCTTGGTGCGGTATTATCGCTGTTTCATGATGCTATCGTGACCATTGGTGTTTTTGCCTTGTTTGGCTTTCCTTTCGACTTAACCGTCTTGGCGGCCGTCTTGGCACTGGTTGGTTATTCTATCAATGATACAATTGTTGTGTATGACCGTATTCGTGAGAATTTTCGTCGTGTCCGTGGTATCACACCTCGCCAGACCGTTGACCTGTCTTTGACCGAAACGTTGCGCCGTACCATTATGACCATTTCCACTGTTTTACTGGTTGTACTTGCCATGCTATTCTTAGGCGGCGATGGACTGTTCTGGTTCTCAGTAGCGCTCTTCATTGGTCTGCTTGCCGGTACTTACTCATCAACGTATATTGCAAGCTCGATTCCATTACGTATGGGTCTATCACGCGATGACTTTATTGTGAAAGTAAAACCTGAGTTTGAAGAAGAAATTGTCACTTTCAATGATCCAAAAATGTTTGAACAAGACAATGCTTAA